A single region of the Massilia sp. erpn genome encodes:
- a CDS encoding LysR substrate-binding domain-containing protein: MDIRSLRYFIETARLSSFTQAAELLHVTQSTISKMVHQLEEELQAPLLVRDGRRLTLTDTGQVVYQRGQQMLATMRQLQLEVRDTQERQRGSLTVGIPPMINLLFTPVLKAFRERYPAIALRLREDTGQEIERLVAAGELEIGMTVLPADAALQLETVKIASYPIWALAAHGTFQRHRRTLPLKALKDLPLVLLEDDFALTRSLRNAFTAAGFVPSIAAQSSQWDWLVEMASAGIGVALLPEPFIHRLAHERVHAVRVSEPVLHWQVAHVWNGRYLSHAARAWLEVCRDVLGTPQP; encoded by the coding sequence ATGGACATCCGCTCCCTGCGCTACTTCATCGAAACGGCCCGCCTGAGCAGCTTCACCCAGGCCGCCGAACTGTTGCACGTTACACAATCAACCATCAGCAAGATGGTGCACCAGCTGGAGGAGGAATTGCAGGCGCCCCTGCTGGTGCGCGATGGGCGCCGCCTGACGCTGACCGATACCGGCCAGGTCGTGTATCAGCGCGGCCAGCAGATGCTGGCCACCATGCGTCAATTGCAGCTGGAAGTGCGCGACACCCAGGAACGCCAGCGCGGCAGCCTGACGGTGGGCATCCCGCCCATGATCAACCTGCTGTTTACCCCGGTGCTGAAGGCCTTCCGCGAACGCTATCCGGCCATCGCGCTGCGGCTGCGCGAGGATACCGGTCAGGAGATCGAGCGCCTGGTGGCGGCCGGCGAGCTGGAAATCGGCATGACGGTGCTGCCGGCCGATGCGGCGCTGCAGCTGGAAACGGTGAAAATCGCCAGTTACCCGATCTGGGCGCTGGCGGCGCACGGCACCTTCCAGCGCCACCGCCGCACCCTGCCCTTGAAGGCGCTCAAGGACTTGCCCCTGGTGCTGCTGGAAGACGATTTCGCGCTGACGCGCAGCCTGCGCAACGCCTTTACCGCCGCCGGGTTCGTCCCCAGCATCGCAGCGCAAAGCAGCCAGTGGGACTGGCTGGTGGAAATGGCTTCGGCCGGCATCGGCGTGGCCCTGCTGCCCGAACCTTTCATCCACCGCCTGGCGCACGAACGCGTGCATGCGGTGCGCGTCAGCGAACCGGTGCTGCACTGGCAGGTAGCCCATGTATGGAATGGGCGCTACCTCTCGCATGCGGCGCGCGCCTGGCTGGAGGTCTGCCGAGACGTGCTGGGCACGCCGCAGCCCTAG